One window of Triticum dicoccoides isolate Atlit2015 ecotype Zavitan chromosome 5A, WEW_v2.0, whole genome shotgun sequence genomic DNA carries:
- the LOC119298703 gene encoding uncharacterized protein LOC119298703 isoform X3 — protein sequence MYVSTGWVGLGCLGTGIFKWWQIVTKIHTRLITTRTQSKKIVSIYEEEEHMCIVEDTIRNKMPARKVMGVLLFLALLWSSHLVMVAEAAEDILPSDELSLEVLALLEDIMKSNLCPAACVTCLVQVGKSCPLILMMFAPCVLDAGRLSRLH from the exons atgtatgtttccACTGGCTGGGTTGGGCTGGGCTGTTTGGGAACTGGGATTTTTAAATGGTGGCAAATAGTAACTAAAATTCATACAAGGTTAATTACCACACGGACACAGTCAAAGAAGATAGTAAGTATATATGAAGAAGAAGAGCACATGTGCATCGTGGAGGACACAATCAGAAA CAAGATGCCTGCACGTAAGGTGATGGGGGTGCTGCTCTTTCTTGCTCTCCTGTGGAGCAGCCACCTGGTGATGGTAGCCGAGGCTGCCGAGGATATCCTTCCGTCAGACGAGCTGAGCCTTGAGGTTCTTGCACTGCTCGAGGACATCATGAAGTCCAACCTGTGCCCGGCAGCATGCGTGACCTGCTTGGTGCAGGTCGGGAAGAGCTGCCCTCTCATCTTGATGATGTTTGCTCCATGCGTCCTTG